The Cloacibacillus sp. An23 genomic sequence ACGCGCGCCAGTTCCTCGGAATGTCCGACAAGCCCGACGTAGACGACATAACGGGCCTTTCTCCGGCGATCTCCATAGAACAGAAGGGTACGGGACACAACCCGCGCTCGACGGTGGGCACCGTCACGGAGATATACGACTATCTGCGCCTTCTCTTCGGGCGCGCCGGCACGCCGCACTGCCCAAAATGCGGGCGTGAGGTGCACCGTTACAGTGTAGACGAGATAATAGACCTGATATTCAAAGAATATGACGGGAAGCCGCTTGAGATATACTCTCCGGTCGTGAAAGGCAAGAAGGGCGAATACAGGAACCTTCTGCTCAAGCTGCACCAGCAGGGCTACATGCGCGCGCGCATAGACGGGACGCTCTACTGGCTCGAAGAGGCCGTCGAACTCGACAAAAAGCGCCGCCACACTATAGAGTGCCTTATCGACCGCATGAAGGTGCGCGAGGACAACCGGCTGCGCCTCAGCGAAGCCGTGGAGATGGCGCTCAAACTTTCGGACGGCTTCGTGCTGCTTGTATCGGATGGTATGCCGGACAACGAGCTGACGGAAAAGTACGTTTGTCCGGTATGCGAGATAAGTCTGCCGGATATAGAGCCGCGCCTGTTTTCCTTCAACGCGCCTGTAGGAGCCTGCCCTGACTGCGGCGGCCTCGGCTTTCACATGCACTTCTCGCCGGAGCTGGCGGTCAACCCCGAACTGCCGCTCGCGGAGGGAGGCTTCATTCCGTGGAAGGCGATGAAGCACATGATCCAGAAGGCGGAGAAGCTCGCAGAGAAAAAAGGCTGGGACATCAGCAAGCCGTTCGGCGAGCTTCCGCGCGAGGCGCAGGAGGCCCTGCTTTACGGTTCGGACGAGGTGCTTCCTCTCGTCTTCACGGACCGCCACGGTGATTGGGAATACAACGGCAAGTATATCGGGCTCATCCCGTGGATAGAAAAACGCTATAACGAGACGGAATCCGAAAACTATAAAGAAGAACTGGACCGTTACCGTGTTGAGGACGTATGCGCGACCTGCAAGGGCGCGCGCCTCAAGCCGGAGGCGCTGGCTGTGACGCTCGGCGGGTACAACATCCGCCAGCTTACGGAAATGCCTGTGGACGAGCTGATAAAGGTGCTCGACGGCCTCGTGCTCGGCGAGCGCGAGCAGAAGATAGTCGGCGTCGCGCTCATAGAGGTGCGCAAGCGCCTCGCATTTCTCAACGACGTAGGGGCGGGCTATCTCAGCCTGTCGCGCCGCGCGGACACACTCTCCGGCGGCGAAAGCCAGAGAATACGCCTCGCCTCGCAGATCGGCTCGCAGCTCACCGGCGTCCTCTACGTACTCGACGAGCCGACGATAGGGCTGCACCCGCGCGATACGAACAGGCTGCTCGACACGCTGCGCGCGATACGCGACATAGGGAACACCGTCCTCGTCGTCGAACACGACCGCGACACGATGGCGGCGGCTGACCATATACTCGAGCTCGGCCCGGGAGCGGGCGAGCGCGGCGGCGAACTGATAGCGGACGGCAGCGCGGAAGAGATAATGAAGGGAAATTCGAGCACCGCGCTCTATCTGCGCGGAGAGGCCGACGGGACGTACATGCCGCATCCGCAGCGGCGGAAGCCCTCGTCGTTCGTCAAGGTGCGCGGCGCGCGCGAAAACAACCTGAAAAAGCTGAACATAGACATCCCGCTCAACACCTTCGCCTGCCTGTCGGGAGTTTCCGGCTCCGGCAAAAGCACACTGCTATACGAGATATTATATAAAGGGCTGCGCGGCAAGTTCGACCGCGATTTCCGCGAGCGTCCCGGCAGATTCGACTCGATAACCGGATACGAGCCGCTGCGCAACATAGTGCTGGTAGACCAGAGCCCGATAGGACGCACGCCGAGGTCGAACCCGGCCACATACACCGGAGTGTTCACATACATCCGCGAATTTTTCTCCGAGCTTCAGGAGTCGAAGCTGCGCGGCTACCAGCCCGGACGCTTCAGCTTCAACGTCAAGGGCGGACGGTGCGAGGCCTGCAACGGCGACGGAGTCATAAAGGTCTCGATGCTTTTCCTGCCCGACGTCTACGTCAAGTGCGACGTCTGCAAGGGAAAGCGCTACAACCGCGAGACGCTCGAGGTCAAGTACAAGGGGCTTTCCATAGCCGACGTGCTGGAGCTGACGGTGGACGAGGCGACGGAATTTTTCGGCGCAGTCCCGCGCATAGCGAACAAGCTCAAAACGATACAGGAAGCTGGGCTAGGCTACATACGCCTCGGCCAGCCAGCGACGACTCTCTCGGGAGGCGAGGCCCAGCGCGTCAAGCTCGCGACCGAGCTCGGCAAAAAATTCCGCGGCAATACGCTGTATTTGCTCGACGAGCCTACGACGGGCCTCCACTACACGGACGTGAAAAAGCTGCTCATCCTTCTGCACAAGCTTGTCGAACAGGGCAACTCCGTGCTTGCAATAGAACACAACCTCGACGTGCTCGCCTCGGCCGATTATATAATGGATCTTGGGCCCGAGGGAGGCAAAGGCGGCGGAAAGCTCATTGCGAAAGGTACGCCGGAAGAGGTCGCCAAGGCGAACGGCCCGACGTCGAAATATCTCGCGCAGTTCCTGGCGGAGATCAGAAAAGGAGCGTAACGATGGAGAAATTCAGAAAAAAGGGCGAAAAGCCGGCGGTGCGCGAAGCCGCGGCGGACGGAGAGCTCTGCTGGGGCCGCAATCCCGTCATATCGCTGCTTGAAGTTTCGCCGGAGCGCTGCATGAAGGTGCTCCTTTCGGAGACGATGCAGCCGCACATAAAAACTAAGATAATCTCCCTTTGCTGCGACAACGGAATAACCTTTCAGAATGTCGCGCAGGCGGCTCTGGACCGTCTGACCGGCGGAGAGAACCATCAGGGTACGGCGGCCTATCTGACGCAGGCGAAGCTTTGGGACGCCGACGAACTCATCGCATCTCTTCCGCCGGCGCCTGAGCCAGTCATGGTGCTGCTCTGCGATCACGTGCAGGACCCGCACAACCTCGGCGCGATGATACGCAGCGCCGAAGCCGCCGGCGCGTCCGCCGTGCTGATACCCAAACGCGGCGGCTGCCTGCCGACCGGCACCGTAGTCAAGACGAGCGCCGGAGCATCGCTCCGCCTGCCGGCAGCGCTTACCGGCAACGTGGCTCAGACAGTGCGTAAGCTTCAGGAGGCCGGATTGTGGGTGACCGGCCTAGACATGGACGGGCGCGACACGCTCTTCCGCGAGGACCTGCCGCCGCGCAGCGCGATAGTCGTAGGCGCGGAGGGAAACGGCCTCGGCACGGCGACCGCGAAAGCCTGCGACGACGTGCGCTACATCCCGATGCTCGGTGCGGCGGGCTCGCTCAACGCCTCTGTAGCCGCCGCTCTTGCGATGTTCGAATGGGCACGCAGTGTAGGGAAGATTTCATAAAACAGGAGAAAGTCATATGTACTTGGAATTGGTGAACAGTTATAAGACGACAAGAAAGTACGGCGAAGATATAAAGCCGCGTCTTCCAGTGAGCGAAACACAGATAACCGAGGCGGAGGAGCGTCTCGGCATCTCATTTCCTCCGGAACTGCGCGCCATACTCCTGGAAATGGACGGCGACTGCAACTTTCTGTTAGCGCTGGAAGAGATTATCGAATACAACGAGGCTATGCCCTCTGAGTGGTGGTTCGCCGGAGCGAAGCCGCTCTTCATCGCTACAGATGGCTCTGGCGGCCTTTACGGCTATGCAGTGAAGGACGGCGGCGCGGAAAACTCAAAGCTCGTTTTCTGGGATCACGAGACGGGCGAAATTTCAGACTGTGAAGGCGCGTCCTCTGATTCTCTCTATGAATTGATAAAGCAGTTTTACGATGTCAGCTTCAGCGAATTTTTGGACGGCGTCAGGCCTTAAAGAGCGGCGCTAAGAGGCGCGGAATGTTGCTGGCCGCCGTCGCCCCGTTCCTGAGGCGCCTTACATACAAAAAATGCCGGGAAGCCTGTTGTCATGGCTTTCCGGCATTTTTATACGGCCAAGCAATCAACAGAATGGAACAAACGGCATTTCAGTGGAACCTTCTAAGCCTTGTCTTCGCGGCTTCCGCACGTCCCCTCCCAGACGACTTTACGGTAATTTTCCGGATCAGTTGCTCCCTCGGTGGAGAATAGCAAGACGCGCGAGTCCTTGCCGATTTTGAGTTTTTCGCGAAGCGTCGCCAATTCGCCGCCGCGCATGAGCGCGTAGAGAAAGCCGAGCGGCGCTGCGCCGGACTCGCCGGATATGACGCGCGGGTCGCCCGGCAGGGGGGCTCCAAGAATGCGCATCCCGTCCGCCGCGACTCGGTCTGGCAGCGAGGCGAAGGCGGCAACTTTGTCTTTGAGTATCTGCCACGAAGTTATGCTGGGCTCGCCGCACGCGAGCCCGGCCATAATAGTCTTCATGTCGCCGCCGACCGTCCTTATTTCTCCGTCGCCGGCGCACGCCGACCTGTACAGACAGTCGGCTTGGTCCGACTCCACAACGACGAAGACAGGCGTGTCTTTAAGATATTTGTTAGAGAAGTAGCCGACTACGGCGCCAGCGAGCGATCCCACGCCCGCCTGCACGAACACGTGCGTCGGCGCGGCCCCGGCGGAGCGCTCAAACTGCTCGCCGGCCTCCATCGCCATAGTGCCGTAACCCTGCATTATCCACGACGGTATCTCTTCATATCCCTCCCACGCCGTGTCCTGTATCAGCACGCCGCCCGGCGTCTCGCTCGCGGCCTTCGCCGCCTTGCGCACGCAGTCGTCGTAGTTTAATTCTTCTATCGTCGTGAGCGCGCCCTCTGCGCGGATATTTTCGAAACGCGCCGCCTGCGAACCCTTCGGCATCATAATCACCGACTTCTGTCCGAGCATCTTCGCCGCCCATGCTACGCCGCGCCCGTGGTTGCCGTCCGTAGCGCTGAAAAACGTTATCTCTCCTGTCTCCTCTTTCAATCCGCCGGAGGTGAGCTCGCCGTATCCGAGCTCTTCAACGGGGCGGCCAGTGATCTTGGAGACGTAGCGCGCCATGGCGAAAGAGCCTCCGAGCACCTTGAAAGCGTTGAGGCCGAAACGGTAAGATTCATCCTTAACGCAGAGCTTACCGACTCCGAGGAAACCGGCGAGCCCGTCGAGAACCGCGAGCGGCGTTTCTTTATATTGCGGAAAACTCTCGTGGAACGAGCGCGCCGCCTCTACATTCCGAAGCGACATTATCTCAAGCTTCCCGCCGCCTCTCGGCATTCTGTTGTCCGTCCACTTGATGCCGTACATCCTTACTCCCCCTCGTGCGATTGTGTGCATGATATCCTGAATATAGCAACGGCCTCCCGGGCCGTCAACGGCGGAAAACTCCGCCTGCGGAAACTGGCGCGTGCTCTATGTGCAGATTTCCCGGCCGTAAAAAATTTTTTCGATTCGTTGTTGACATTATGGCGGATTCATATATAATACTCCCTGTCCGGCCCGATTGGGGTATGGTGCAACGGCAGCACGCCTGACTCTGGATCAGGTAATCGAGGTTCAAATCCTTGTACCCCAGCCACTTACTTAGTAAGACGGTCCCTTCGTCTAGGGGCCCAGGACGGCGGGTTCTCAGCCCGTTAACAGGAGTTCGAATCTCCTAGGGACTGCCAAAATAAATGAGAGAGCGGAATGCCTTCTGGTGTTCCGCTCTCTCATTATAAAGTATAAAATTTATTATGAGCCGTGAATTTTAAGAATACTGCCAGGAGAGTAAAATTTCCAGCCTGTGCGTGCGTATCGCGAATCTCTGCCCAAAAATGTTTTTATGCAAATGAACAAAGAAAACATTCTTGGCAGACGCTGTTAGTGAAAAGCGGCGGCCGCCGTTCAATGCGTAATTTTACAGTGCCGTTCGAGTAAGATTCATGTTATGCAGCCGAGCCGACGTTTGAAAGGCATAATTTAAATTATATGAGCATATCGAGTACTTTAATTAAGTAAATCAATCGGAATGCTTTTATAAACGAAATTTTGCGTTAAATTTACTATATAATGCGTTTTTAGAGAAATTGCTTTTATATATGCGTAATATGTGCCTATTTAACGGCTTGCGGTATATTTTATACAAATGCGTGAAAATTGACGCAATTAAAAAATGCCGCTAAAATCTATTAATGTATTGTGAAATATCTTCTAACTATAGAAGCTCTGGGAGGGGGTGACTTCATTGGCGGATAATCTTGCACAGGAAATTCGGGAGCAGGAGGCTTTGGCGAAGAGCATCGTCTCTGACGCGAAGGCTGAAGCAGCGAAAATGATCGCCGCCGCTCAGTCCGAGGCGGAGCAGTCTGTCAAGAGCACAAAACAGCAGTGTCACAGGCAGTGGCGCGAAAGGGTGGCGGAGGCCGAAAAAGAGGCGGAAGCCAGGGCTCTTGAGATAACGCAGAAGGGCGAAAACGACGCGAAAGCGTTTTACGAAAGTAAGAAAAGAGATACGGACGAAGTAGCAAACTGGCTGGTTAGTGAGGTGATGGCGGCTTATGGCTCTCGCTGAAATGTGTAAGGCGCGGATAGCTGTACATAAATCCGTAGCCGATGAATTAGCGGCCGGCCTTCAGGCGCTGGGGTGCTGCGAATTTGCCGGGAAGAACGGCGATCCGTCCGTTCGCGCGGAGGCTATTGAACCGTTGCGTGAGCGGAAGCGCCGTATCGACGAGCTGATTGGAGACGCCAAGTTTATTATTCGCCTTTTGGAGCCGTACGAAAGCAAGAGCGGCGGATCCTTGGGCAAAATGCTGAGCGGCGCTCCGGCCCGTACCTTCGGCGAATTGGCCGCGAAGATTGACGAACAGAAATTCGCAAAACTTACTTCCTCGATGAGGGAGGCTGAAAGGGAGCTCACCGAAACCCGAGCGGAGCTTTCCAGGCTGAAGGGGCTCCAGACCCAGATCGTTTTGCTTGAGAAGATCAAATACCCGCTTGAATTTTTTACTACGGGCACCGAAAGCGTAGCGGGCGCTATCTACGGAGTTCAGAAGAATTCAGCCGCCGCGATGCGCGCGAAAATCTCCGAGACGCTTGGAGATTTGGCCGAGATACAGGAAATTCCAGGGGCCGAGAAGGACCCGAGCACCGTGTTCGCAGTACTTTACCGTAAGAGCGACTCGGACAGGCTTCTCGAAGTCGCGTCGGAGTTCGGAGCTGCGCGTATAGAGGTTCCTAAGGACTTCACTCTTACCTCGGCTGAAGAAAAAGAACGTATCAACGGGCAGATAGCGGCGTGCGAGGCGAAGGAAAACGATATCGCCGAGCGTCTGACGGCGCGCGCAGATTCAGCGCTTGAGGCCGCACGCGAGCACTGCGACTACTGGAGCATAGTGAGCCGCAGACTTGAGGCGATGGAGTCCGGCGAGCCGACGGACGACGTGCTGATATGGGACCTGTGGACTCCGAGGACGGAGCTGCAGAAGGTCAGCGCCGCTGTCGCTCGTTACGAAGCCTACACCGAGTTTGCTGAGGTCGAGCCGGACGACGGCGAAGAACCTCCGTCGCTGCTCAGGAACCCGTCGTGGTCCGCGTGCCTCGAGCCGCTTACGATAATGTACGGAACGCCGACCTACGGCAAGATCGACCCGACCACGCACATGGCCCCGTTCTTCTTCCTTTTTATGGGGATATGCTTCGGGGATGCGGGGTACGGGCTTGTCGTTGCGGCGATTCTAGGTTATTTCCTGATACGCTACCAGCTTCCGCCGACGCTTCGCAAGTTTTTCGTGATGATGGTCGCCGGCATGATGGTGGCGGTCGCCTTCGGCGCGATAACGGTGTCGTGGTTCGGCGATTCGCTTACGGTTTTCCCGTTCCTCAGCGGCGTCGCTCCTGTCGCGTCAAAAATCCAGCTGCTGAACCCGATGGGCGATCCTATAACGATGCTGACGATTTCGCTCGTTCTCGGCTTTGTGCAGATACTGTATGGACTTCTGCTGGCCTTCTATCAGAACTGGAAGGCCGGAGACAAGTTCGCCGCCTGCGCCGACCAGGGCGGATGGATACTGCTTCTGTGCGGTCTCGTGCTGTTTGGGTGCGCGGCCGGCGGCTATGCTCCTGGTTCGATGCTGCTGCCTGGCAAGGTCGTTTCTATATTAGGGGCGGTCGTCCTCGTGGCGACGCAGGGCAGGGAGAAGCCCAGCCTTTTCGGCAAGCTCTTCTCCGGCGTCATGAGCCTCTATAACGTTACGGGCTATCTGGGCGACGTGCTCAGCTACAGCCGCCTTCTGGCGCTCGGCCTCGGCTCCGCCGCTGTAGGCATGGTCATCAACCTTCTAGCGGGACTCGTTTCCGGCGTTCCGTACGTCGGCATCGTACTGGCGGTGCTCCTCTTCGTTCTCGGGCACCTGTTCAGCATCGCCGTCAACATTCTCGGAGCGTTCATACATCCGCTGAGGCTCCAGTATGTCGAGTTCTTCGGCAAGTTCTACGACGCCTCTGGGCGCAATTTCTCACCGCTCAACAACGCGGCTCAGTATTCCCGCATTACGGAAGAGTCTTCCGCAAGCTAACGATAAGCAGACGCAACACAATTTTTCAAGGAGGTAAAGTATACTATGGAAACAATTCTCGCAACAATGGGTGAACAGCTTGGACAGATGCTGGTTATTCTCGGAGCGGCGCTAGCGGTCGGCTTCGCCGGTTCGGGGTCGGCGTGGGGTATAGGCCTCGCGAACGAAGCGGCCGCCGGAATAATGACCGAGGATCCCAAGAAATTCGGTTACGCGCTCGTCCTTCTCGCCCTTCCCGGTACTCAGGGTATCTACGGCCTGCTTGTGGCCGTCCTCGCCATGCAGAAGTCGGGACTTCTCGGCGGCGGCGCCGCGCTGACCGTATGGCAGGGACTCGGCATCTGCTTCGCCTGTCTCCCCATAGCGATAGTCGGTTTCTATTCCGCTATTTGGCAGGGTAAGTCGTCCGCCGCTTCGATACTTATGATAGCGAAGCGTCCCGAGGAAATCGGTAAAGCGGTCATCCTCCCCGCCATGTGCGAAACCTACGCGGTCTTCGGCCTGCTTATCAGTATTCTGTTGCTCAACGGAATCCAGCTCTAAGCAAAGAAGCTGAACGTCATGTCTTTAGCTCAGATTACGGAAAAGATCAGGAACGACGCTCAGAAAGAGGCGGACGAGATCCTTTCTAAGGCCAAGGCTCAGGCCGGCTCCATAACAGGCAAGGCTGAGAAGGAGTGCGGCGAGATAAAGGCAGGATTCGACGCCCGTTTTGAAGCGGAACGTCCCGAGATCATAAAACGCGGTGAAATTGTCGCCAATATAGACGTGAGCAAGATGATGCTGCGCGCCAAGCGCGATCTCATCGACGACGTGTACCGCGGCGCGCTCGAAAAAATGAAAGAGCTCCCGGAGGACCGGTACCTCTCCTTCTGCTCCGCCCTTCTGGACGGAGGCGTGACTGCCAAGGACGAAGAGGTAGTGGTTGGAAACGGAGAGAAGTATATCGACGCGGCGTGGATAGATTCTTACAACTCCGCTCACGGGACGAAGCTTTCCCTCTCGGATGAAAAGGCCGGCATATCGGGCGGCTTCATACTCAGGAGAGGCAGAATCAGCGTGAACTGTTCATGGGAGATGCTGCTTAAAGTTTCCCAGGAAAAACAGGAATCTGACGTTGTAAAGCGTTTGTTCCCGTCGGCGTGATGAGGAGGTGGCCTGATGTCATATAAGGAGGCTTACGGATATGCTGTGGCGCGAATACGCGCTATGGAGCTTCGCCTTCTTGACGCCTCTGTCTTCACAAGGCTGCTGGACGCCGATGATACGGCCTCCGTTATGAAAATCCTTGGGGAGACCTCCTACGCGGCAGCGCTGACATCGGTCTCGGGCGACGGAGGCTTCGACAAGGTCCTCGAAACGGTGCTGCACGACACCTACGAGGAGATCAACTCGTTCGCTCCGCAGAAGGAGCTCGTCGCCCTGCTTAGGCTGCCGTACGACTTCAGCAACGCAAAAGTCATGCTGAAGAGCGTTTTCAGCGTAAGGAGCGGAGGAAAGAAGCGGTGGGACCTTCTCACATCGCTGGGTTCGTACCCTGTCGACAAGCTTATCTCCGACGTGGAGACCGAGGACTATCAGCTCCTTCCGTTCGGGCTCAACACGCTCTTCCCGAAATGCCTTTCAGTCTGGGAACAGAGCAGGGATGTGCTAGAGACGGAACGCCTCCTCGACAAGCAGATGTTCGCGGTGATGCTGGAGCAGGCCGAGAAGCTGGCTGTGCCGGAGGTCGTCGATTGGGTCAAGATCAGGATTGACGGCGAGAACATCCGTTCGCTGGTGAGGCTGAAGCGCTTCGGCTTCGACGCCGGACGCGCGCAGTCATTCCTCCACGACGGCGGAAACATAGATCTCGCAACTCTTGCTCAAATGCTGCCCGAGCCCTTTGAGACGTGGGGGAGGATGATAGATTACTCCGACCTTGCCGGACTCTTTTCCTCAATAGACGCGGGGGCGTCCTTTGCGGACGTTACGATGAATCTCGAGCGCGAGCTCGACGACTTCTACCTCAGAACAGTTCTCGGAAGCCGCTACAGCTCCAGCGCCCCGTGCAACGTCATCGCCTACCTGTGGGCCAAGGAGCTCGAGGTTAAAAATATTCGCATGATCGCTGTTTCGAAGGCAAACGCCAAGGACGGCGGCCAGGTAAGGAGGCTTCTGCGTAATGTCGGCGCATAAGCAAAGAGCACCGATGGCGGCGGTCGGCAGCTATGAAAGCATACTGCCCTTCAAGGCGATAGGGCTTGACGTTGTGATCGTCACTGAAGAAAACAACGACGCCGTTCCGCAGACTCTGAATAAGTTCGCGCGCGCGGGATACGCCGCGCTGTTCCTGGAAGAGGCTCTTTACGCCAAATTCACGGAGGCCGTGGACGAAATAAACGAGTATTCCGATATCAGCATAATTCCCGTGCCGAATCAGAGCGGGTCGATGAACGTCGGTCTCCGCACGATTCGCCGCAACGTCGAGCGCGCTGTCGGAATGGACATATTCGGTGATAAATGATGATTATGATGGAGGCGATTTAATTTGACCACACCAAACGCCGTTACCGGATATATTGAAAAGATATCCGGCCCGCTTGTTATAGCCGGCGGCATGGCAGGCGCGTGTATGTTCGACGTCGTTAAAGTCGGAAAAGCCGGCCTTGTCGGTGAAATAATAGAGCTTAAAGACGATCAGGCGTCCGTCCAGGTTTACGAGGAAACGTCTGGACTCGCTCCCGGCGAGCCGGTCGTGAGCACGGGAGAGCCGCTCTCCGTCGAGCTCGCTCCGGGACTGATAGAGGAATTTTTCGACGGCATCCAGCGCCCGCTTGAAGCCATCCAGGAGAAGGCGCAGAGTCCCTACATCCTCAGAGGGATCAGCGTTCCGGCGGTTAGCCGTACGCGTAAGTGGGCTTTTGAACCTGCAGCCAGGGAGGGCGAAGAGGTCGGCCCCGGGGACGTAGTCGGTATAGTGAAAGAGACTGTTCTCGTTGAGCATAAGATCATGGTTCCGCATGGAGTGGAAGGCGTCGTAAAAGAAATACGGCACGGAGAGTTTACAGTCGAGGAGACCGTGGCGGTCGTCGTCGATAAGAACGGCACAGAGCATGAGATAAAGATGCTCCAGCGCTGGCCGGTCCGTACGCCGCGCCCCGTCGTTAAGCGTCTTCCGCCTGAGGTGCCGCTCACGACCGGGCAGCGTGTCGTAGACACCTTCTTCCCGATAGCGCGCGGAGGCACCGCCTGCGTCCCCGGACCGTTCGGCTCGGGCAAGACGGTCATCCAGCATCAGCTCGCCAAGTGGGCCGACGCGGAAATCGTCGTCTACATCGGATGCGGCGAACGCGGAAACGAGATGACGGACGTTCTTCTCGAATTTCCCGAACTCGAAGACCCGCGCTCTGGGCAGCCGCTTATGAAGAGAACGCTGCTTATAGCGAACACCTCGAACATGCCCGTCGCCGCGCGCGAAGCGTCCATATACACCGGTATCACGATCGCTGAGTACTTCCGCGACATGGGATATTCAGTAGCGCTTATGGCGGACTCCACCTCGCGCTGGGCCGAGGCTCTCCGCGAAATGTCGGGACGCCTTGAGGAAA encodes the following:
- a CDS encoding V-type ATP synthase subunit A; this translates as MTTPNAVTGYIEKISGPLVIAGGMAGACMFDVVKVGKAGLVGEIIELKDDQASVQVYEETSGLAPGEPVVSTGEPLSVELAPGLIEEFFDGIQRPLEAIQEKAQSPYILRGISVPAVSRTRKWAFEPAAREGEEVGPGDVVGIVKETVLVEHKIMVPHGVEGVVKEIRHGEFTVEETVAVVVDKNGTEHEIKMLQRWPVRTPRPVVKRLPPEVPLTTGQRVVDTFFPIARGGTACVPGPFGSGKTVIQHQLAKWADAEIVVYIGCGERGNEMTDVLLEFPELEDPRSGQPLMKRTLLIANTSNMPVAAREASIYTGITIAEYFRDMGYSVALMADSTSRWAEALREMSGRLEEMPGEEGYPAYLGTRLASFYERAGRAICFGKDGREGAVSVIGAVSPPGGDLSEPVTQNTLRVTKVFWGLDSQLAYQRHFPAINWLNSYSLYAQKLGDYWDGFYDGEWSVYRTEAMSLLEDEDKLKEIVRLVGVDALSKEERMVLETSKSIREDFLHQNSFHEIDTYASMDKQFKMLRNILTFHSLGMQVLKRGGSMRSVFDMPVREEIARMRYTEENELAKLDELEAKIKTELGKLLAMGGEHDEVA